Genomic segment of Paenibacillus sp. FSL R5-0623:
TACAACAGTGATCTGACCTTCCTGAAGCAATTTGGACGGCTGTAACACTAAGACAAAAAAGATTAACCATTTAGAGCAAGCGAATGAACCGGGAACACCAATTTATAGATGAAGGAAGTGAACGTCCATGAGAGTATCGACAGATTGGCTGTCTGATTATATTTCCCTTGAAGGTGTGACGCCACAGGAATTGGCGGAGAAAATCACCCGTGCGGGTGTCGAAATTGATGTAGTGGAGAACCGCAACAAGGGCGTGAATAAAGTCGTTGTAGGTTATGTGAAGAGCAAGGAGAAACACCCCGATGCAGACAAACTGAATGTATGTGTCATCGATGCCGGACAGGAAGAAGATCTGCAGATCGTGTGTGGTGCGAAAAATGTGGATGCAGGCCAAAAAGTAGTCGTAGCCCTGGTTGGAGCGAAGCTCCCTGGTGGATTGGATATCAAAAAAGCCAAACTGCGCGGTGTTGTCTCCCTTGGCATGATCTGTTCCGCCAAAGAGCTGGGCATGAACGACAAATTGCTGCCCAAAGATCAGCAGGAAGGTATTCTCGTTCTGCCAGAACAAACAGAGGTTGGCACGCCAATTAGTCAGGTTCTTGGTCTTGACGATCATGTGCTTGAACTGGACCTGACACCGAACCGTTCCGACTGTCTCAGCATGCGTGGTGCTGCTTATGAAGTGGGTGCCATCCTGGGTCGTGAAGTGAAGCTGCCAAGTCCCAAAGACCAACTGGTTGAAGTTGGTGATGCAGCCGCGAGTCATATCTCCGTAGAGATTAAGGCACAGGAGCAATGCAGTCACTATGCAGCTCGTTATGTAACTGGCATTAAGCTGGGTGCTTCCCCGTTGTGGATGCAAAACCGTCTCATGGCGGCAGGTGTTCGCCCAATCAATAACATCGTTGATATCACGAACTATGTCATGCTGGAATACGGTCAACCGCTACATGCATTCGATGCGGATAAGCTGGAAAAGGGCCATATTGAAGTGCGGATGGCCAACGAAGGCGAAACGATTGTTACACTGGATGGACAGGAGCGCAAGCTGGAGCCGCACATGTTGCTCATCACGGACGGCGTGAAACCTGTAGCCATCGCTGGGGTTATGGGTGGCGAGAATTCCGAGGTATCGGAGGGGACGGTGAATCTGTTGCTGGAGTCCGCCAAGTTCGACGGCGGAACCGTTCGGAAAACGTCGCGCCAACTGGGGCTGCGTTCCGAAGCAAGCATGCGTTTTGAGAAGGAAGTAGATCCGGGTGCAGTCATTACAGCTTTGGATCGTGCGGCTGAACTGATACAGCGTTATGCTGAAGGTGAAGTGCATCAGGGAATCGTGGAAGCTGGAGCAGAAGCTGCGGAGAAACGTGTGATTCAATTGTCGCTGGACAGACTGAATCGTTATCTGGGAACCGATCTGTCTTTGCTTGAGGTAAAAACCATCTTCGCTCGTTTGCACTTTGCATGTGGTGATGCTGATCAAGGATTGCTGGATGTGGAAGTGCCAACACGCAGAGGGGATATTACGCTTGATGTGGACTTGTTTGAAGAGATTGCACGCCTGTACGGATATGACAACATTCCGACCACATGGATTGAAGGACCGACGACACCGGGGGCATATACACGCTCTCAAGCGATGCGTCGCACTATTCGTGGATTGCTCTCAGGCAGTGGCTGGCAGGAAATGATCAGTTACTCCTTTGTACACCCGGATAAAGCGACCCTATTCCCGGCATTGACACAAGGCAGTAAAGCCGTGAAACTCGCGATGCCTATGAGTGAGGACCGCAGTGTGCTTCGTACGAGTATTTTGCCGCAAATGCTGGATGCAGCGGTGTATAACATGAACCGCAAACAGGATTCACTGGCTGTATTTGAAGTGGGCAATGTGTTCTTCACCGAAGAAGATCAGTTGACCAAGCAACCGCATGAAATCCCAGTACTGGGGCTGCTTCTCACCGGAAATCGTGCAAGCCAGCAGTGGAATGTTGGAGCGGAGAAAGTAGACTTCTTCGATCTGAAAGGTGCGCTTGAGCATCTGTTCGCCTACGTGGGGCTTGAACAACGCATTCGCTTGGTAGCAAACAGCCCTGAAGGATTCCATCCGGGACGTTCCGCATCGGTTTACCTGGAAGGTAAGGATGGCGGGGAAGGCACATTGATCGGTACATTGGGTCAATTGCATCCGGAACTGCAACAGCAGTATGATCTGAATGATGTATACATCGCAGAGATTGCACTTGAATCGATATACAGCGAAGCAGACGCTGACATTCGTTATCGTGAGCTTCCGCGTTTCCCAGCCATGGAACGTGATATCGCGGTTGTTGTGAATGAGGATGTTGAAGCTGGAGATATGCTGCGCGCCATTCGTGAATCGGCGGGTGAATTGTTACAAAACGTACAGGTATTCGATGTGTTTACTGGCAGTAAACTGGGTGAAAACAAGAAGAGCGTGGCGATGGCACTGGTATACCGGAATCGTGAACGTACACTCACCGATGAGGAAGTTACTGAAGTTCATGCCCGTGTAGTGGCTCGTCTGGAAGAGCAATTCGGAGCGGAATTGCGTAAATAGGACAAAAGAAGATTTTTTGAACAAAGATTAGCAGGAATTGTTTGAAGTCACATCGAATCCTTAGCATTAGAGGATCGATGTGACTTTTTTGTGATTACAGCTTAGAATCAACATACAGACTTGAAGGAGGGCACAACTGTGACTACACCTGATCGTACACGCGTCACCGTAGAGATCTACGGGACTTCCTATAAACTGGTTGGCAGCAGTGCCGACTATATGAAACAAGTAGCTAACCTGGTAGATGAGCGTATGGGCGCAATCTCCAAGCAAAATTCCCGTCTGGATACTCCGCGTATTGCGGTACTGGCGGCTGTACATATGGCTGAACAGTCTCTTCAGACTCAGGAAATCCGTAATGAACTGAAGATGATCACTGGAGAACGTACAGAACTGAGAAACGAATTGAATCGGTTGAACGCCATACAAAATGAACATCAACAAGAATTGGAACGGCGTGACCAGGCTCTTGCTGATTTGCAAAAGCTGAAGATTGAAGCAGAGCAGGCGTTGCAAAAGTCCGAATCGGACAAAAATTCAGAGAT
This window contains:
- the pheT gene encoding phenylalanine--tRNA ligase subunit beta, which produces MRVSTDWLSDYISLEGVTPQELAEKITRAGVEIDVVENRNKGVNKVVVGYVKSKEKHPDADKLNVCVIDAGQEEDLQIVCGAKNVDAGQKVVVALVGAKLPGGLDIKKAKLRGVVSLGMICSAKELGMNDKLLPKDQQEGILVLPEQTEVGTPISQVLGLDDHVLELDLTPNRSDCLSMRGAAYEVGAILGREVKLPSPKDQLVEVGDAAASHISVEIKAQEQCSHYAARYVTGIKLGASPLWMQNRLMAAGVRPINNIVDITNYVMLEYGQPLHAFDADKLEKGHIEVRMANEGETIVTLDGQERKLEPHMLLITDGVKPVAIAGVMGGENSEVSEGTVNLLLESAKFDGGTVRKTSRQLGLRSEASMRFEKEVDPGAVITALDRAAELIQRYAEGEVHQGIVEAGAEAAEKRVIQLSLDRLNRYLGTDLSLLEVKTIFARLHFACGDADQGLLDVEVPTRRGDITLDVDLFEEIARLYGYDNIPTTWIEGPTTPGAYTRSQAMRRTIRGLLSGSGWQEMISYSFVHPDKATLFPALTQGSKAVKLAMPMSEDRSVLRTSILPQMLDAAVYNMNRKQDSLAVFEVGNVFFTEEDQLTKQPHEIPVLGLLLTGNRASQQWNVGAEKVDFFDLKGALEHLFAYVGLEQRIRLVANSPEGFHPGRSASVYLEGKDGGEGTLIGTLGQLHPELQQQYDLNDVYIAEIALESIYSEADADIRYRELPRFPAMERDIAVVVNEDVEAGDMLRAIRESAGELLQNVQVFDVFTGSKLGENKKSVAMALVYRNRERTLTDEEVTEVHARVVARLEEQFGAELRK